A region of Methanobrevibacter sp. DNA encodes the following proteins:
- a CDS encoding UPF0104 family protein: MDKKSLFFLGISLLILAVMLWLVGIEEVLAALKIAKLDLIILAIAIQVITYGLYTLRWQILNNLADINTSFKKLFPMVLVGLAVNNITPSGRGGGEPVRAYILSKEDGYPMRETFATVVADRALDTFPFVLLAIITIIGMPFYFNLDLWLIIVMVLSVIVIIILLVVIVYMSVNPKFGKRVDNWIIGLVRRFYKKNSAELENKIHSVISDFQNTMKIVISSKKVTYYALPLSFVIWILEILRVYFVFLAFGANISPIIIGEVFIIASLVGMIPLLPGGLGAVDGIMVVFYSVAGISASISAAATLIERLISFWLATILGMVILPQYGSSILDKASLGSSSDEIEDAFEDETDN; this comes from the coding sequence ATGGATAAAAAATCATTATTTTTTCTTGGAATCAGTCTTCTTATATTGGCTGTAATGTTGTGGCTGGTGGGAATAGAAGAAGTTTTGGCCGCATTAAAGATTGCAAAACTGGATTTGATTATCTTAGCTATTGCTATACAAGTGATTACTTATGGATTGTATACTTTACGTTGGCAGATACTTAACAATCTGGCAGATATTAATACAAGCTTTAAAAAACTGTTCCCGATGGTTTTGGTAGGGCTTGCTGTTAATAATATCACTCCTTCCGGACGTGGAGGGGGAGAACCAGTAAGGGCATATATTCTGTCTAAAGAAGATGGATATCCAATGAGGGAGACATTTGCCACTGTTGTAGCAGACAGGGCTTTGGACACTTTTCCATTTGTATTGCTGGCGATTATAACAATAATTGGAATGCCGTTCTATTTCAATTTGGATTTGTGGTTGATTATTGTAATGGTCTTATCAGTAATTGTTATAATTATTCTTTTAGTTGTAATTGTTTACATGTCTGTGAATCCTAAATTTGGAAAACGTGTTGATAATTGGATTATTGGATTGGTTAGAAGGTTTTATAAGAAAAATTCAGCTGAATTGGAAAATAAAATTCATTCTGTAATATCTGACTTCCAAAATACCATGAAAATAGTGATTTCAAGTAAAAAAGTTACTTATTATGCATTGCCGTTATCCTTTGTTATCTGGATTTTGGAGATTTTAAGAGTTTATTTTGTATTTTTAGCTTTTGGAGCAAATATTAGTCCGATTATTATAGGGGAAGTTTTCATCATTGCTTCATTGGTAGGTATGATTCCTCTTCTTCCGGGAGGCCTTGGTGCTGTTGACGGAATTATGGTTGTATTTTATTCCGTTGCAGGAATATCTGCTTCAATCAGTGCTGCAGCAACTCTCATCGAAAGATTAATTTCATTTTGGTTGGCTACAATTTTGGGAATGGTCATTTTGCCTCAGTATGGGTCTTCAATTTTGGATAAGGCTTCATTAGGTTCATCTTCTGATGAGATTGAAGATGCTTTTGAAGATGAAACAGATAATTAA
- a CDS encoding MBL fold metallo-hydrolase, with protein MRKTFVTTMPNHIGSFLKASKCFSSIGINITRVSYNKSVDSHMLFIDAEGTEEQLKKAAEDLMEIGYLQCNTENRDIVLLEFKLKDTPGSVTPILELINDYKFNISYISSQENDTNYQYFKMGLIAEGQTRIDDFMKEAKEQCDLRIIKYDQSNKIYDNSFFYNNFVNELAKAMDITDGAKNELIVNTNLAMQILDETGVSPYKTFESISKLTEILSHSRCENFDARITTHKITENTEIILIEPPCGSNTAIIKSMGRYLFVDTGYACFEEEMIEIIKSIIPNFDDIEKEVFITHADVDHCGLLNLFDVVYASAKSAESLKLEHEGEGNFREKNPLHKPYIGICNILTSYKTTPPDKLKIIGENRHINRALEQTGIFDFGELHFKVYEGKGGHLKGESILIDFKHHITFTGDIFINMKDMIPKQAEYNMHAPILMTSVDSDKELCAIQRRELFKILSEGSWQIFGGHGAKSIHNITKI; from the coding sequence ATGAGAAAAACATTCGTTACAACAATGCCAAATCATATTGGATCATTTTTAAAAGCAAGTAAATGTTTTTCATCAATAGGTATAAACATTACTAGAGTAAGCTATAACAAATCTGTTGATTCCCACATGCTTTTTATCGATGCTGAAGGAACAGAAGAACAACTTAAAAAAGCAGCTGAAGATTTGATGGAAATTGGATATTTGCAGTGCAATACTGAAAATCGTGATATAGTTCTACTTGAATTTAAATTAAAAGATACACCAGGTAGCGTTACTCCTATTTTAGAACTTATTAATGATTATAAATTTAATATTTCCTATATCAGTTCACAGGAAAATGATACAAACTACCAATATTTTAAAATGGGTTTAATTGCTGAAGGCCAAACACGTATTGACGATTTCATGAAAGAGGCTAAAGAACAATGTGATTTGCGAATCATAAAATATGACCAGAGCAATAAGATTTATGATAATAGCTTTTTTTACAATAATTTTGTAAATGAACTTGCAAAGGCAATGGACATAACTGATGGGGCTAAAAATGAATTAATTGTTAATACTAATCTTGCAATGCAAATACTGGATGAAACAGGAGTTTCACCTTATAAGACATTTGAAAGCATATCAAAATTAACTGAAATTCTTTCACATTCCAGATGTGAAAATTTCGATGCAAGAATAACGACACATAAAATCACTGAAAACACAGAAATAATACTTATTGAACCTCCATGCGGAAGCAATACTGCAATTATAAAAAGTATGGGAAGATATTTATTTGTTGATACTGGTTATGCCTGTTTTGAAGAGGAAATGATTGAGATTATTAAAAGTATAATCCCGAATTTTGATGATATTGAAAAAGAGGTATTCATCACTCACGCTGATGTTGACCACTGCGGATTATTAAATCTTTTTGATGTTGTTTATGCCAGTGCAAAAAGTGCAGAATCATTAAAACTTGAACATGAGGGCGAAGGAAATTTCCGTGAAAAAAATCCATTACACAAGCCTTATATTGGAATTTGTAATATTTTAACATCTTATAAAACAACTCCTCCGGATAAACTTAAAATCATTGGTGAAAACAGGCATATAAATCGGGCATTGGAACAAACGGGGATTTTCGATTTTGGAGAACTGCATTTTAAAGTTTATGAAGGAAAAGGAGGTCATCTTAAAGGTGAATCAATACTTATAGACTTTAAACATCATATAACATTTACTGGAGATATTTTCATTAATATGAAGGATATGATTCCGAAACAGGCAGAATATAATATGCATGCTCCAATATTAATGACTTCAGTTGATAGTGATAAAGAACTTTGTGCTATTCAACGCAGGGAACTTTTTAAGATTTTAAGTGAAGGCAGTTGGCAAATATTTGGAGGTCATGGCGCTAAGAGCATACACAACATTACAAAAATCTAA
- a CDS encoding NAD-binding protein yields MRKITIKILTKLPKRYVTAGLVSVIALFIYGVVGSYFIMGLSPIDSVYYSVITMATVGYGDYIPQTGIQKIFATTLALSGVAILAYVFNLFLTNFQQTMRKYSKEARKMKKINDMEDYYILCGFGRVGKVVFEELKKRNQNIIIFEKDKEVCESIEETDSIVTINKDATEDDLIAKLANEKCNSIIISTGNDVSNLFIVLTIRETNPDAWIVTRASKIRNISRLRKAGADKVVSPEISGGQDMYFESTKPHLLRITVRHSFNEIYDELKVINKHGCILENIDYHLPGVKTPLTREINVTRLVDGQKYRNYLQIHDDQKMALENLYKVANNIHSHFILGPDKNSLDNLIKDLEKMEEIIGINLTDEQIAEITKKEIC; encoded by the coding sequence ATGAGAAAAATTACAATAAAGATCTTAACAAAACTGCCAAAAAGATATGTGACAGCAGGATTAGTATCGGTTATTGCACTGTTTATCTATGGAGTTGTTGGTTCCTATTTTATAATGGGTCTAAGTCCTATTGATTCTGTTTATTATTCTGTCATAACTATGGCAACTGTAGGTTATGGAGATTATATACCTCAAACTGGAATTCAAAAGATTTTTGCAACAACATTAGCTCTCTCAGGCGTTGCAATACTTGCTTATGTATTCAATTTATTTTTAACAAATTTTCAACAGACAATGAGAAAATATTCAAAAGAGGCCAGGAAAATGAAAAAAATTAATGACATGGAGGATTATTATATTCTTTGCGGATTCGGCAGAGTCGGAAAAGTAGTATTTGAAGAACTGAAAAAAAGAAATCAGAATATTATCATATTTGAAAAAGATAAAGAGGTTTGCGAAAGCATTGAGGAAACTGATTCAATCGTTACCATTAACAAAGATGCTACCGAAGATGATTTAATAGCTAAATTAGCTAATGAAAAATGCAACAGCATAATTATAAGCACCGGAAATGATGTAAGCAACCTGTTTATTGTTTTAACAATACGTGAAACTAACCCTGATGCATGGATTGTTACAAGAGCAAGTAAAATTAGAAATATATCCCGTCTTAGAAAAGCAGGTGCAGATAAAGTTGTTTCTCCGGAAATAAGCGGAGGACAGGACATGTACTTTGAATCCACCAAACCCCATCTTTTAAGAATAACCGTAAGACACTCATTTAATGAGATATATGATGAACTTAAAGTAATTAATAAACATGGATGCATCCTAGAAAATATTGATTACCACCTCCCAGGAGTTAAGACACCACTTACACGCGAAATAAATGTAACAAGACTTGTGGATGGTCAAAAATACAGAAATTACCTACAAATACATGATGACCAGAAGATGGCATTGGAAAATCTATATAAAGTTGCCAACAATATCCATTCCCATTTTATTTTAGGACCCGATAAAAATTCCCTAGATAATTTGATTAAGGATTTAGAGAAAATGGAAGAGATTATTGGAATCAATTTAACAGATGAACAAATTGCTGAAATAACCAAAAAAGAGATATGCTGA
- the fhcD gene encoding formylmethanofuran--tetrahydromethanopterin N-formyltransferase codes for MEINGVEIKDTYAEGFGIKVTRILVTAATEELAKIAATEATGYGTSVIGCPAEAGIDCFVPAENTPDGRPGYVIMICQGGKKALDHELMERIGMCILTSPTAAAFNYLDAEDTLKTGNKLKFFGDGFEKECDIDGRKIHSIPIMSGDFLVESEFGYKDGVAGGNFFILAKDQMTGVEAAQAAVEAISKVEGVITPFPGGMVASGSKVGSNKYSKFLNASTNEKMCVTLKGEVDSDIREDADGVFEIVIDGVDEESVKAAMKAGIEAACDVDGVLEISAGNFDGKLGAYIMNLQDLF; via the coding sequence ATGGAAATTAATGGCGTAGAAATTAAAGATACTTATGCAGAAGGTTTCGGAATTAAAGTGACTAGAATTTTAGTTACTGCAGCAACTGAAGAATTGGCAAAAATCGCAGCAACTGAAGCAACCGGTTACGGAACTTCTGTTATTGGATGTCCTGCAGAAGCAGGTATTGATTGTTTTGTACCGGCTGAAAACACTCCTGATGGAAGACCTGGTTATGTTATCATGATCTGTCAAGGCGGTAAAAAAGCACTTGACCATGAGTTAATGGAAAGAATTGGAATGTGTATTTTAACTTCTCCTACCGCAGCTGCATTCAACTATCTCGATGCTGAAGACACTTTAAAAACTGGTAATAAACTAAAATTCTTCGGTGACGGATTTGAAAAAGAATGCGACATTGACGGAAGAAAAATCCACTCTATCCCGATTATGTCTGGTGATTTCTTAGTAGAATCTGAATTCGGATACAAAGATGGGGTTGCTGGAGGAAACTTCTTTATCTTAGCAAAAGACCAAATGACTGGTGTAGAAGCAGCACAAGCTGCTGTTGAAGCTATTTCAAAAGTTGAAGGTGTAATCACTCCATTCCCTGGCGGTATGGTTGCATCAGGTTCTAAAGTAGGATCCAACAAATATTCAAAATTCTTAAACGCATCTACTAACGAAAAAATGTGTGTAACCTTAAAAGGTGAAGTGGACTCAGATATTAGGGAAGATGCTGATGGTGTATTTGAAATTGTTATTGATGGTGTAGATGAAGAATCTGTCAAAGCAGCTATGAAAGCAGGTATCGAAGCAGCTTGCGATGTCGATGGAGTACTTGAAATTAGTGCAGGTAACTTCGACGGTAAATTAGGTGCTTACATCATGAATTTACAAGACTTATTCTAG